The Mangifera indica cultivar Alphonso chromosome 8, CATAS_Mindica_2.1, whole genome shotgun sequence genome has a window encoding:
- the LOC123223976 gene encoding NAC domain-containing protein 53-like, translating to MEMAVGYRFKPFDDELVKYLLARVKGDPLPRNPIIECDLYGENTPWELFDEASDEKIWYCFTRLKKKGKRVFRTAGGGTWHGETSGIEILDRDNNYNVIGVKKTFSFKMKKVEKYRSCKWIMHEISLVGAYWGCDLVLCKIKKKDVKGYGSVAQICLQEKEDGACVILANTTNQVQYNGGFLMYENKNVPPNIHGEFWMNDNLPLNLPGGYLNNNDVITANNNNQPIIDGEFFMNNDVITAINNNQPIIDDEFFMNNGVMTANNNYQLEQALQNIEDLLMNDNEDTMQCNDGLQMNDNLLSITDGGIRMNYEESMQCNDGIQMSDNFLPVTDRGIWMNDNSPPIAHGGFSVNQNLPLMSNAWWNPGEQQFTPNISQGEEAAETDSLSTRGNFSFSGCVY from the coding sequence ATGGAGATGGCAGTAGGGTATCGTTTCAAGCCTTTTGATGATGAACTTGTGAAATATCTACTTGCAAGAGTCAAAGGAGATCCACTGCCACGGAATCCGATTATAGAGTGCGATCTTTATGGTGAAAACACGCCGTGGGAGTTGTTTGACGAAGCTTCAGATGAAAAGATATGGTATTGTTTTACTAGGttgaagaagaaagggaaaagagTTTTTAGAACAGCAGGTGGAGGGACTTGGCATGGTGAAACTTCAGGGATTGAAATTCTTGATAGAGATAACAACTATAATGTTATCGGCGTGAAGAAAACCTTTTCTTTCAAGATGAAAAAGGTTGAGAAGTACAGAAGTTGTAAGTGGATCATGCACGAGATTTCTTTGGTGGGTGCATACTGGGGTTGTGATCTTGTTCTTTGTAAGATTAAAAAGAAGGATGTGAAAGGTTACGGATCAGTTGCACAAATTTGTctacaagaaaaagaagatggtgCCTGTGTTATTCTGGCAAACACTACGAATCAGGTGCAATATAATGGTGGATTCTTGATGTACGAGAACAAGAACGTCCCGCCAAACATTCATGGTGAATTCTGGATGAACGACAATCTACCGCTAAACCTTCCTGGTGGATACTTGAACAACAATGATGTTATCACAGCAAACAACAACAATCAGCCAATCATTGATGGAGAATTCTTCATGAACAATGATGTTATAACAGCAATCAACAACAATCAGCCAATCATTGATGACGAATTCTTCATGAACAATGGTGTTATGACAGCAAATAATAACTATCAGCTTGAACAGGCCTTGCAAAATATTGAAGACTTGTTGATGAACGACAATGAAGATACAATGCAATGTAATGATGGACTTCAGATGAACGACAATCTCCTGTCAATAACTGATGGCGGAATTCGGATGAACTATGAGGAGTCAATGCAATGTAATGATGGAATCCAGATGAGCGACAATTTCCTGCCCGTAACTGATCGTGGAATTTGGATGAACGACAATTCCCCGCCAATAGCTCATGGTGGATTCTCAGTAAACCAAAATCTTCCGTTAATGAGTAATGCATGGTGGAATCCTGGTGAACAACAATTCACGCCAAATATCAGTCAAGGTGAAGAAGCGGCAGAGACAGATTCTTTGTCTACAAGAGGAAACTTTTCATTTTCTGGATGTGTTTACTGA